A stretch of DNA from Manihot esculenta cultivar AM560-2 chromosome 7, M.esculenta_v8, whole genome shotgun sequence:
ATAATACACACATGGAAAAAACAGAAATAGAGAAGAGAGGCTACTGGTAATAGAGAAGAGAGGCCACTGGTAAGTGTAGTCCACCGACAAAAGTAGATCCGAGGAAGGAGCCACCATAGAGCCCAGCTAAAGAAGGCCGATGGAAGCGGTAGCCATCAGACGTATCGATGCTGTCTCGGGATACGATATTACACCCAAAGGTAACCTCCCCACGGAAAGTCAATATCGAAGCCCTCAAGGTCCTTGCACCAGAATCTTCCTTGTCAACAGAACCACCAAAGACTGGAGAAACGGATAGCAAATTAAAGCAAAAACAAAAGTCAATCTGGTCATCCACGGCAAAGAAAATTCGAGAAGGACGACGGCTCTAAAAAGAAACCCTCATTCCCTCGTTTTAAAGCAAGGAGAAGGAAAAATACCACATCTGGAAAAACACGAATAAAATGAAGTCAATCAAGAGTGAAAATAATAAGAATCAGACCCTAAAACACAAAAAATTCCTTATCCTTTACTCTTCTCACTTTACTTTGATTACAATCTAATAAGATTCTATAATAGGGTTTACAGTGTATGAGTGAGCTTAGCCAGGGAAAATCTTGTCTCTCCCCCTTtatcccttttctttttgtcttcTAGTGATGCATAACCGCCATTCTGCTACAGTGTCACCTGTCCCTGTTACTCAGGTTCGTACGTACGGATGTGCCAGTGTACCCCTCTCTattaggcggccatttaattccccccgACGTGCATGCTGATAGAGCTGCGAGGTGACTGGGCCTGCTGACTATGCGGTTGTcgagaccggtcaaaaataacctttttggttatccacaattttacaactgtataTAGTGAtaaaaggattgaatccataTGGAATTCATACTTACCTATGTTGTTGGGAAGTCCATaaattattgcaacccaaaggcgcagcggaaaaataaaatttctctgatttccttttcccagaatccgagtgcttcgtttatttcataagaaggatatgaaactaacctgttaatctcatcAAGAATATACAATGCcgaactgatggtgctgcttttccaaacgaacaccctctatagtATCCACACAAACGTCTTCTAtctttctagagtgctagctctctcaaagatggatagattatatgCTCTACAATCTGCAATAGTTATACTAAATTTTTCTCCAAAAATTAACATTATCCTTCCACAAttcatagaaggagtatttatatgtttcagtcttttatttttcccacaatttcttttcctaaaaggagttgtgttcataacccactatcacaatctcacagatactcaaatatcttatatgatagagttctttatttgtaacagttacagataaattgcagatcttttaaatattattatctcataataataaataattaataataataacactttattattattaattatattaatgattaataataataacactttattattattaattatattaatgggctttagaCTTTTAGCTCATTAATATgtcataacacatcaacaacatgtatgacccaataggctcacattaattggcaataggcccagtcccagtcccacaagactcataaatcataagtggcctctaccaagacattatgactacccaattaatatgaggatcaatagtccgataaagcctaataaatagaacatgtattaatccctttgtcacacgatatgtagtttgaacataagtcatggtcaatgtcaaacttataatgttcaaacttatgatttctcgatctctaagtagactgataaattcaaaagatattgatcacactatcaattcatttgagcacggctatacatttctcagtctcacttatcgagggaccCAGAAGATAGCTCtttcagagagagggacaaatcctatcttgattgttcattatcctctacataatttctattatgctcaatcataacctttatgattgtccgattaaagacaacgtttggttatgtcaaaacataacagtccttatattagaaactatgacaatctcaagtcaaaggattaagacataactattttgagattcacttatgacaataacccatgtagtgatctcagtgcgagTCCAtcaaatactttgttctctaataagtatttatgattgttaattatatcaacatatacataatcatctcatgattatcaatcaataatcatactagctatattttattattatcaacataataataagtaatcagggatgataatcattattatgtaatatgcaaacaaataataatgataaaaacttcttttattaataaccaaaacgacatacaaaaaggtctaagataatggcctagggcaaatacactaacaatatATGCTTCTATCAaaaaccaagtaaataaactggaaaaaaaaaataaaaagggggttttgaagttgatgaactaaactagaattaaaagtaGTAAAGCAAAACAAATAATAGAGTAGGAGAattcaataataagaaaagtctagttgaagctttggatccacttcagttgttggtattgatcattgacacttatgtttttttatttgactcaataaattagttatggggtggaagacgcttttcaccatcatatctctccttaagcatataTTAATTACGAAatgttctctaattaatcactaatcaataagttgccaaggaacgtcattgGGGCTTTAGATTcatacaactgtcaattgcattaagaaataaagagacctaattctagctatccaaacgtatggtgatcttgctagattatgcaatctccttggtgtttacaccaagagttacttgtgtttgaataattcaagcaattatggaACTAAATtacccaaactaacaaattatcactttgcaatcaagaatcaatgggccatattgatctaaacaacaaagtaacaatagaattaagcatgaaattgcataaatattgataaataaaatatgaacatcataggttcagatctcccaattcattaacaaactgaagtttcacttaatcttcaactagaaaaagaggttttaGCCAAtaatggctgaaactaacattaaaatcaaagaaagaaagcaagaataagaaattgGGCCGGCTGGGCGGCTACTAGAGGCACGCGATTGCTGGAGGTGATGATCTCTGAAAAAGATCTCCCCCCTTTGGTTGCTGGATGGCTCTCTATTTATATCTGAATGTGAAACCCTAGGTTATCCCTTGATTAGATGGAgttattttccaatttggatttGAATTCCTTTTGGCAATTGAGTTTCCTTGCAATTTGGACTCCTTGATGGGCGGAATTTTGTTGGTGAGGTGTCCTGAAGTGTTTGGAATAGGACGGACTTCTGAAAGTTTGGATTTCTGGTTTCCCGCTTTTCTGTTATTTTCTGCTGCAAAATCTGTTTGCGCTACTATTTGGACAAACAGCCAGTCAACACAGTCAATTATGTGTTGTCTGTCATTCTACCTCTGTTCTGCGAGATTTGTTTGCctagttgtttgggcaaacagcaggtCAAACAGCAAGTCTGCACTACTCTTCATCCTTCTCCCGTTTCTGCTGCAACTTGGTTTGGgcagttgtttgggcaaactaaGCTTAGCACACCAAACTTGATCTATTGGATTTCTCTTCCATTCTCTTTGGGTAGTTTTTAGGtcatttttcatcaaatcaCCTTTTTACACAATTTTCtgcaaaaatatattaaaaccataaaattagatagaaaatttgtaatttaacatcaataatatgAAAAATGGGCCTAATTTTGGTTTGATTACCTGCTCTCTTACCTTCCGTCATATCACTGGACTAAGCCATCCCTTAGTGAACCTGCGTGCGGGTCAGTCTGGCCCGCTTTGGTTACGGGCTGGAGTACATCATATTGGACCGGCCTGCTCTAAGAGATTCTGATGGGCTTGGACCTGTATCTTTCCCTAGGACTCGACTCCTCCCTTGGGTGTAAGAAGCTAGCGAtcataaagataaaatttatttatttaattttcaaataaaattatagttttcttaatataattttaagataaaaatatagtttttaaattaaattttaatttctgatttaaattttaaattgaactgCCATCGCCTCCGGCTGAGCCGTTCAATAGATCCATGGGTTAGATAGGTCACCACACAAGATCCTTCCTAAACTCCTTCAAAAACAAAGGAGATACACTGCGAAGAAACGTTATAGCTACCACTTCAAATGTAGTGTCCCACATCAATTATTAAGAGGAAAATTGATGGGTAAGAGCCGATCAGAAAATTGTGCAATAGCTAAAAACGATCGTATGATAAAATTTCTCCCTCTGAAAGACTAAATTGCTTATTTTGAGTGAAAACTTTGACAGCTAGTAAAAGTACACAACAGCAAATATACAACACAACAAGCGAGGGTGATACTTCTTCAGCCATTAGAAATTCCAAATCATTTTCTTTGAAGAAATCTAAGCAGTTCGACCAAATTCCTGTGAGAAGAGCCACCTGGTGTTGTGGACTCCTCTGCTTTGATCTTCCATTCCATTGCCTGCCTTTTCATTtctttacccttctttccatcCATCAACTCTCTCACAAGCTTTTCCACTTCTTCTCTTTTTACATCATTATCAATCTCCATTCCAATACCCCATTCATTGCAAGCGAACCAACAATTGGTCTGTTGCTCCGCGAAGAATGGCCAACAAACCACTGGAACACCTCCACATATACTCTCCAACGTCGAATTCCACCCCATATGACTTAAAAATCCTCCTACTGCAGGATGCTTCAAGATTTGCTCTTGTGGAGACCAGCTCGCTAACTTTCCTCTGTCCTTGGTTTCAGACACAAATTCGGGTGGCAACATCGCAGCTTCGCCAACCACAAGATCTGGCCTTATTATCCACAAAAATGGTTTCTTGCTGTTGGCTAGCCCCCATGCAAATTCTACCATTTGTTGTGGGGTTACCACAGTGATGCTACCAAAATTTACATACACAACAGAGTTTGGTTCTTTTGAATCAAGCCAGTCAATACACTCTGGCTGTTCTTTCCACAGATTTGAACCAATGTTTCTCAATTTGCTGTCTGGGATCTGATCAAGAAGCAACTGAAGAGGACCAATAGTATAAATAGGAGGTAACATGGTGAAAAGAACATCCAACACATGTTTCTCAAAGGCCTCGAATGTGTTCAAAATGATAGCGGAAGCTCTTGAAGTTCTATCTACTTCCCTTGCAATGAAATTGATCATTATGTCATTTCTTTCAGTAGTTCTGAAAAAGCTTGGAAGATCCCTTAAGCGAATATTTTTCATTCCTGGAATCCAGTCTATGGTTGTATCCAAGTACCCATTTGTTAGATAGCTCTCATCTGCATTTCACAGAACAAATCAAGTGCAAGAAAGATTCAGTAAACCTACGTACAGAACCTACTCTTCTGCTAACTATATCTAAAAAGAGGGTGAGAGTATTAAACCTTTAAGAGGTGTTAAGCCCCTTTCAATCAGATGACGATAATGAGCATAGGCCAAAACGCCACAGGAGCTGGGTGTCCAGAAAAGTACATCAGGAATTCCAAATTCATGAGCTGCGTCAAGAGTGAAGCTCATACAAGCATCAGAAATAACACAAGTAACAGGTGGGACAGTATTGGAAGAGTTGAGCCTGGAAAGAAGATGGCGAAATGGGAGTAAGCAGTGCTTGGAGGTGGAGTCACAGAGAGAAGGGATGTCTTGGGTGGCATTTGCATCAGAAGGTGGAAGGCCATCAGGGATAGAATCAAAGTGAAAATCTGGCAATCCGTCAAGAGAGTCAGGGCCTCTAGACCTGAGCAAGCGTCTGTGGTTATACTCTGAGTTGACGAAAGTTATGTGAAAGCCATTGGAGTGGAGGATTTTCGCAAGCTTGAGCATTGGATTTACATGACCTTGAGCTGGATATGGTACGCACACAGCATGAGGTCTCTCGTCTCTTGCAATGGCGAAGGAACCCATCTGTGCTTGTGCAATTGTGTAGTAATAGTCTATAAGAGCTGTAGTTGATCAGGAAAAATGAAGCTAAATGCTGCTTCTTATAACCAAAGAGAGGTTGGCTTCAACAGTCCAATCGataataagaagaaaaaaaatatttatatgtaaaattacatctaaaattaataatttatcatatataatatatatatatatatcttggaCGGCCATGTTGAGGCAAGGGGCCATGACTCCCGAAATTTTTTTAAGGGTATTAGTGGAATTTTATACTAATATCCCAAAAATCTaaattcttctctcttttttaatttttttttctcacttcCACATCAACCCCAACTTCCCAATTTCTTTCATCTCTCAATTTCTATCCAACAAGTTTCATTTTAAttcacaaattttattttttcaaatccaCTCTCCATCTTCCTCTCTTTTTCAAGGTGAgttattttctcattttctcattttatttttttatattattctttatcggtaagaattaatttatatttttatttattttattatattattaatttattattatttatttaactttattattattattattattatggatAGTAGtttaattaacttaaaattaaaaaaattgtgtaaattttaaatattatttttatggataataatttaatctaatcaaaattattaaaatagtgtaaattttaaataatatttttaaaggtaataatttaatctaattaaaatttaaaaaaatttgtaaatattaaatattatttttatgaataataatttagtgtaatcaaaattaaaaaaaaaatggtatGTAGGCGCGGCAGGAGATACTCgttgtataaaatttaaatcaagaGATGATAATAAAGAAATCAGGAGATACTCGTTGGAGTTTTCATTattgtatattaattaatttgatatatttattttcattcgtGATTGATGTTCTTAAGTATAATGGTGAAAATGGTAATGATGATCCACAAAGGGGTGAAGTAATTGAGTTGCTAGATATTATGAGtcgttttgaatttatttttgtgTCGCTTCTCataagaaaagttttgaaaATCACTCATGACTTATCACAAGTTTTGTAAACAAGGATCAATATATTGTAAATGCTATGCAGCTAGTTAAAGTTTTCAAATGTCGTTTGCAAATTGTAAGAGATGATGGTTGGAAATTTTTACTACTTGAAATAGTACAATTTTGTGGTAAACATGATATAGTTGTATTAAAGAGGGATGGTTTATATACAATGAAAGGGATATCTAGAAGAAGAACTGAAAAGATGACAAATCTTCATTTCTACCGTGTTTAGCTATTATATTCTATCATTAATATGCAGTTTCAAGAACTTAATAATCGTTTTGATGAGGTGAATATAAATTTGCTTTTATGTATGGCATGTCTTGATCTTAAATATTCAATCTCTTTATTTGATGTGAGCAAATTGATtgaacttataaaattttatcaatgtgAATTTTCTCCAGTTTCTCTACTTGAATTTGAATCTCAAACTTGAGAACTTTGTATTTGATATGCGTATGGACAATAAATTTTCTGATGTGAAAAGAATTGGAactttttgttaaaaatatgGTAGCTACAAGAAAGTATATTGTATTTCCTTTGGTGTATATGTTGATTAAATTGTCATTGTTATTATCAGTTGCTACAGCTTTCTGCAATGCAGATCATCAAAAATCGATTCCGCAATAAAATGGGGCATGATTTATTGAATTATTGTTTTGTAAATTATATTGAAAGAGAAGGCTAAActaatctaaaataaaaaaataaatcaattaaacaatataaattCAACCAAAACCCAACCAAATAATCGAACAGAAAACCACCGCATACTACCCACACTGGAGCACCAACAACAGCCAAAACAAAACATGATGGACAACAAAACCAGATCAACATCTCCAATGAATAAGGGCGGCTAAAAAACAATGAGAtcaaaagaacaaagaaactaCAATACACACAtgcaaaaaaatagaaatagagAAGAGAGGCCGCTGGTGAGTGTAGTCCACTGACAGAAGCAGATTCGAGGAAGGAGCCACCATAGAGCTCAGCCAAAGAAGACCAATGGAAGCAGTGGCCACTGGACCTATCGGTGCGGTCCCAGAATATGATATTGCAAATCGAAAACCTCAAGGTACTTGCATCAGCATCTTTCTTGTCAACGTGACTATCAGAGACCACCAGAGAAATGGACaacaaaataaagtaaaaataaaagccAACCCAGCTATCTATGACAAAGAAAATTGGAGAAGAAAATTCGAGAAGAACAGCGACTCTAAAAAAATATCCTCTTCCCTCTCGCTCTAAAGTCAGGAGAAGAAAAAATACCaccaaatccaaaaaaaaaaaacacgaaTAAAATCAAGTCAATCAAGAGTAAAAACAATAAGAATCAGACCCTAAAACACAAAGAATTTCTTATCCCTTACTCTTCTCATTTGCTTttattacaatttaaaaaaattctatactatttttcttttagttaaatattataaataaataataaaataataaaataaatttaattctattGGATACGATCATACATACTACAATTAATAAGCATCTGATACCCTCTTTAATCAGCTTTCTTTTAATAGTTACTAATACAtatctaatatatttaaaaatatttttatttaattttataaattttttatttctataaattcaataatgaggttggattaattatataattttgtaaATATGTCAATTCCATCATTAGTTTACATTCATGCACTTCAAAAGCTCCGccgtatattaaaaataaatttaataattattcaatcaaatatttataaataaaaattcatatattaattttataatataaataattaatttaacctAAAGCAGCCATTAAAACATAGGAAGAGCCGAAGAGTGACTAAGAAGTTGAAAATGACTGGGCCGGCAACCCCTTGcaccaagctccaaaagttCGGCTGCTTTTTTGTTTGTCCAAATCTTAtcgttataaattattttttaatcatattaaattttatatttcaaatcaaaatcaactgataatttcatttcttaatatgGAATGGCGgctagttttaatattttagaacTTTTGAATATTAAGATTATTTAATTAacgttaaatttaatatattttaatgtaaaagtataaaaataattaaaaatcatattttaaattatttaaaataatatttaaaataaaagataacaTAAATGTGATGTCGACAATCTAAAATTATATCGATACGTATGATGGCTAACACTATCATCAGTCTTTTTCGATTGAATTTCAtaatattttcctttttagaTTGTTTTTGTCTATAGATGatttttgtcttttttatttttttttgcgtATTGGTCTTCTATTCTCTCTATCGCTTGCAATAGCTATTGCAGTGGTTACGTATTGAACAATGTCGACTCAGACTCAGGCTTTTCAATCTCAGCGAGTGGCAATTGCGATtgatttctaaatttatttttgtccATTATTTTTAGTCTATTTAAATGTCAATTTCTCTTTTGTCTTGTTTGATtgttaattcagtttgatttatttgatattgatattgattttaatttcgatttgaatttataattttattaattttaatttattttaatttacttaGTTTTGATTCATGGTAGAGTAGACTTTTAGTCTGCTTTCAAAAAGAGTAGACTTTTAGTCtctttgatgatctgagattcggTCAATAAGGTTtacaaataatttcttttttaagctTAGAAAAACTTTTCTTGCCAGGAGGGTGTCTCtccttttatcttgtttttccaGCGGCGTGTCACAATATTTCTACTACAAGACCACCTTTCCTGGCGGGGTTGGAGAGAAAGAGTCCGAACCCAGTGGAGGTCCGATCTTAGGGCCTAATAgactgaaccggtctgattgGGGGTTTAGTAGGAGTCTGGCCTCGAAGCTGAGCGGAGTGGATCGGGCTCAATCGAGAAACCTTGGAACCTTCAAGTCGCGAGCCGTTCTGATGGGCCAAGTCAGAGCTCGGGCCAAAAAAATCCAGCGGTTATCACttttaataactttttttttataattatgtcttctttgaattttgaaaatataattttatattttcatgataaaaaaaatattcaattattttctttaaatattgcACATGTTGGCTGGTATGACGTGAATGTTTACAATTTACCTTTAACTTTTATCataatagaaaaagaaataaatcttTGAGAAgcataattttataagtttcaAATGAATAAATTATGCAGAGATAAAGGTCAGTGCTTAGATATGATGTGTCATGCTCCAACTGCAACTGTCCAAAGAAACAAGTTACTAGAGATATGATGCTGTGATACTTTTCAATATTTTagggttttttttattattttttatcatgggATTGGTTTTGTATTCAACagcaaaaattatttaaaatgatcAATTACGTCTAAAATATCAATTACTTCTTAGACGAATAGTTTATaagtaaaaagagaaaaagccaaaagagaaaaaaagaagagaagagcaGCCGTcgtcaaaaaaaaaattgttaaggGTACTCTTAGATATTTACTTTTAGTGGGTGTTTCGTAATTGTCTTGTTTGTCTCTCCATTGTCTTGTTTGTCTCTCCATTGTCTTGGAGCATAGGAAAAAGATTACAAGTTGTCTTTTGTCCTTTTGCTTTCTCAGTGTTCCCTCACTAAGAAAAAATCGGTTGGTTGtgattgtgttttttttttccttttcaggtTTCGATATTTAGCTAATAAAGGATATTTTAAGGTGAACCTACATTTTGGAGGGTGCTCTGATTGATTTTTTAAAGAAGATTATCGACCAATGATGTTACATCTGAGGACCACACTGCTATGTTGTTTAGTAGTTCTTGATCCTATTAGCTGATGATCAGCTAGGCTAGGCTCTGTGTGTCTCCTTCTCACCATGATCAGTGCCATTCTGCTATTGGTGTGTTATGAGCTTTTTTTTCGCttgcatattatttttttagatgtttttgtGTTGGTTTCGTTCTGGGCTATTTTTTGTGGTGGTTGATTGTGATGCTTTTTTGGTTTTAAGGGGTGGCTCTCTATATTCATTGACCATGAACGATGAGGTAAATTGGTGTGAGTTGTTTTGGTCGATTCTGTCTTATTTTTGACTGAACTTGTGATGGTtcaatgttttatttttattgtctaTTTTTCGACATGTTGTTGATCGTCGATGGtgttttattattatagttACGATAGAATTTTCTAAACAGTGCAGTGAAATGAGGCTCTCAACCATCTTGCTGAACCGGCttgatttattgattttttttattttaattttgatttatttaactGATTTTATTGTTTGACATGTGGCTTTAATTCTTCATAATCTCCAGCTCTATGAGCCTTGATAAATGCAATCAATTGcacatagataaaaaaaaaaatagtttataagTTATTTAACTTAATGTCATTATTATAAAGAGTATTCTACTGACTTTACGGGTCAAAGAAAGAgttattagaaatattttaaaagtgaaattagttctaaattatttgatatttaaatttaattaaattaactaaCTCGAATTTAGGCTTTACTAAAAATAAGAaagcatttttttaaaaaaaattattatgagatcataaattttaatgaaattaactaataaatttttataatttttatttctaattaaaatatcttctattttttcaaaatacaatctttaatctttttattaataattattaatagattCTATTAGTTTTATATGAAAAGTCAATATTGctcttttataataaaaaaagaagacaTCAGCACTACCTCTCTCCACCTTCATCTCCACCTATCCACCATTCTCTTCAGTGATACTAAAATCTATTTACCCTCGTGAAATCTCTTGAAAAATCAAGAAAATCAACgaaaataaaaatggaataTTGTTCTTCAAAGTTAAGAAGAAAATCAAGAAAATCAACgaaaataaaaatggaataTTGTACTTCAAAGTTAAGAAGAAAATCCAAAAGAAATTATACACACTAGTGAGAACAAGGAGCACATCCGGCTTTTATTGTCGGGCCAAAATCTAAAActaaaaaaggagaaaaatggaAAGCAAAAACGGCATAGATTTAGTTTGCAAAGAATGAAAAAATGaggatcgaaccgaatcgagtCGAGTTTTGATAAATTCATGtttgattagaaaataaatttaaaaattcgagTTTCAGCTTAAAGTCTACTCGAGTTTCATTTATAAACTCGAGCTTCATTTATAAGTTCGAGctcaattcataaaataaatattaaactcgaaTTCGAATCGAACTTAATTTGTAATAAGTTTATTTATCACATTAACAAACCAATTCAAACTCTATTCAAAAAACTTGAATTTGAGCTCATTTAGGCTCGAATTTGAgctcgattatattataaacaagctaaatataatttaaatttatttaaattataaacaaatttaaattataaggttAGTAAGAGACTTctagattaaatttttttatttaattgaaatctctcaaacctaaaactaatgaaaaaaaatgtaGAAGGGTTATTATTTT
This window harbors:
- the LOC110618455 gene encoding 7-deoxyloganetin glucosyltransferase isoform X1 gives rise to the protein MGSFAIARDERPHAVCVPYPAQGHVNPMLKLAKILHSNGFHITFVNSEYNHRRLLRSRGPDSLDGLPDFHFDSIPDGLPPSDANATQDIPSLCDSTSKHCLLPFRHLLSRLNSSNTVPPVTCVISDACMSFTLDAAHEFGIPDVLFWTPSSCGVLAYAHYRHLIERGLTPLKDESYLTNGYLDTTIDWIPGMKNIRLRDLPSFFRTTERNDIMINFIAREVDRTSRASAIILNTFEAFEKHVLDVLFTMLPPIYTIGPLQLLLDQIPDSKLRNIGSNLWKEQPECIDWLDSKEPNSVVYVNFGSITVVTPQQMVEFAWGLANSKKPFLWIIRPDLVVGEAAMLPPEFVSETKDRGKLASWSPQEQILKHPAVGGFLSHMGWNSTLESICGGVPVVCWPFFAEQQTNCWFACNEWGIGMEIDNDVKREEVEKLVRELMDGKKGKEMKRQAMEWKIKAEESTTPGGSSHRNLVELLRFLQRK
- the LOC110618455 gene encoding 7-deoxyloganetin glucosyltransferase isoform X2; its protein translation is MGSFAIARDERPHAVCVPYPAQGHVNPMLKLAKILHSNDSLDGLPDFHFDSIPDGLPPSDANATQDIPSLCDSTSKHCLLPFRHLLSRLNSSNTVPPVTCVISDACMSFTLDAAHEFGIPDVLFWTPSSCGVLAYAHYRHLIERGLTPLKDESYLTNGYLDTTIDWIPGMKNIRLRDLPSFFRTTERNDIMINFIAREVDRTSRASAIILNTFEAFEKHVLDVLFTMLPPIYTIGPLQLLLDQIPDSKLRNIGSNLWKEQPECIDWLDSKEPNSVVYVNFGSITVVTPQQMVEFAWGLANSKKPFLWIIRPDLVVGEAAMLPPEFVSETKDRGKLASWSPQEQILKHPAVGGFLSHMGWNSTLESICGGVPVVCWPFFAEQQTNCWFACNEWGIGMEIDNDVKREEVEKLVRELMDGKKGKEMKRQAMEWKIKAEESTTPGGSSHRNLVELLRFLQRK